The nucleotide sequence TCCTGAGGAACGCTATATACCCCTGGAGAAGTTAGCTTTAGCTCTTGTTTTCGCGTCCCGGAGACTCAGAAGGTACTTCCAAGGACACAAGGTCACCCTAATGACAGATCAACCCCTCCAAAAAGTGCTGAGGAGGCCGGAGTTATCAGGTCGACTGGCTAAATGGGCAGTCAAATTAGGGGAACATTCCTTGGAATTCAAAGCCAGAACTGCCATGAAGGGACAAATACTGGCCGACTTCTTGGCGGAGGTCCCTGAGGGTGAGGGACCAGAGCTTTTAAAGTGGGAAGCCTTGGAAAGggaagagaaagagaaggaagACGAGGCAGTGTGGAAACTACTCACAGACGGGGCCTCCAGCGAAGAGGGTAGCGGAGCGGGCATTACGTTGATCAGTCCTGAGGGAGTTGAGCTAACCTACGCCATCAGGCTGGACTTTGAGAATACCAATAACATCGCAGAGTACGAAGCCCTCTTAGCAGGGATGAGGCTAGCCAAAAAGATGAATGCAAAACATGTGGAGGCCAGTACGGACTCGCAGTTAGTGGTCAAGCAGTACCAGGGGGAATATGAGGCTAAAGACAGCATAATGGCTCAATACGTAGCAAAGGTAAAAGAGACAACCAAGACTTTCAAGACCTTTAAACTAGAATATATCCCCCGCGGGAGAAACAGGAAATCCGATGCCATCAGCAAGCTGGCCTCCGTGGCATTTGACCACCTAGCAAGAGAAGTCAAAGTGGAAGTCCTGACCTCCCCCTCTCTTGGTACA is from Helianthus annuus cultivar XRQ/B chromosome 9, HanXRQr2.0-SUNRISE, whole genome shotgun sequence and encodes:
- the LOC110876804 gene encoding uncharacterized protein LOC110876804, whose translation is MRSPRSLKDIQQLNGRLIAFNRFLSKVADRTLPFMRVLKDCLQTDRFKWTPEAETAFQEMKDYICKLPTLSTPVPGEQEGNKIPIYFISRTLKGPEERYIPLEKLALALVFASRRLRRYFQGHKVTLMTDQPLQKVLRRPELSGRLAKWAVKLGEHSLEFKARTAMKGQILADFLAEVPEGEGPELLKWEALEREEKEKEDEAVWKLLTDGASSEEGSGAGITLISPEGVELTYAIRLDFENTNNIAEYEALLAGMRLAKKMNAKHVEASTDSQLVVKQYQGEYEAKDSIMAQYVAKVKETTKTFKTFKLEYIPRGRNRKSDAISKLASVAFDHLAREVKVEVLTSPSLGTEEVATIENAQETWMTPIVRFLRDGTLPEGDWATRKVRVKALQYELIDGEFYRRSYLGPSLNCADNEEAKYVIREIHEGICGMHSGPRTVVAKVMDAGFYWPRMYETASEEIKSCDNCHLHAPMTHCHKHPMIPVSTSWPFQK